ggggaggagtcagccggccgtcccggcgatgtaaaccgAGTGAAGCTACGGCTAGGAAAGCTAGGAAAGCTCAGAAAGCatgacagacagtgggactcgggtgttacacccattgtagacagtcatgactcagttTTCATGAGTTATTTACAGACAATAGTTCCCAATAAAAACGTCAAGGGGTAAAGTAAAAGAACATCGAAACCGCACATGCTACATCATCTCTTAACTACTTAAAGTActtaaataaactaataaactcCTTTTATTACCTGGATCAAAGAAGACAATGGCCTTGAGTGCTGCATACTCATTCTCATCAATCTGAATATCCTGAAAAGGCTGCACCAGCTCGTCCAGCACTCTGTTGGCTACTCGACAGATCTCTGGTTCAGGATTGTTCTTGTGGATCAGACAGCCATtacctgcagacagagagagtgttGGTCAGTGGTTGAAGGGCATCGGTAAGACATTCGGTGGAAttcttgtgtttgcttttgtggaAGGAAAAAAGCCATAATTTCTCTGTAAATACAAGTTCATGTGTAGATAATGCTTAGCGACAGTATGATGTTGCTAAATGCCCCAGTAATGAGTAATGGCATTTACAATTACAAGAGACACTTTAGAAGTCACAAAGAGACTCAACCCTTTAGTTAATCATTCTCAGCTAACACAACATTTGATCAGTCTTCACACTCCAGAGCTGAACCACTTGGTTGCACCGCATAGAAGTAAGAAAGGCGTTCTATTGGTCAGTTCTTACCTAAAAGCAGGAAGTCCTTGAATGGCATTGACCTTTTGGCGACCCCGAGCAAGAGGTGTTCCCCTGCGTGCGCCCTAAGCAAGCTAACCTGAAGACAAAAACGCACATGACACACAATGTAACAATGCTCACCCTTTTGcccacacaaacatcacacctAAAGTTTCATACTTTACTGAGTATCTGCCTGCTTTCAGATTCTGTTTGCCAATTTAAAGGAACATCTCCTAACTCAAATCATAGCTCTAAATACTGGTGTGCATTGAGATTAGATATATAAAAAACTTCAAGTTCTTTGATTAAACATGCTCTTTGTTAGATTGCCAAGCACAGTCCCATCCCATGAACACAGAAATCCTTTCTGAATAGTTTTAAACAAAAGTGTAGCTCGGGAGGTATTGGGTTTTACCTCGGTACTTAAAATACACAAGGTCTGAAGAGTGTGCAAGCAAACACATTGTTACAGATAACCCATCATGCATTGCAGTCCCATTACCTGGTCATCTAATGGCAGATCTCCAAAGGCAGGGATGTATTTGGCCCATTCCACCAACACTAATAACTGTTGTCTCATAGAATCACAAACATCCCCGACAGCGGCGGATTTCTGCTCTGATATGTCAGCTATTCCAACTGGAGTAGTTATCTGGAAAGAGAATAAAAGTTTCCTGGGTCAAAATCTGTACATgtccatgcaaaaaaaaaagaattgtgcGAACATCAGCTTATATGCAACCAAATATCAGCTCAAAGAAAACGCGTCACCTGTTGGGAGAGTGATTCGGCTTGGGCCAAAATCGTGATGGTTGGCAGGTCTTGGGAGTCAGGGATACTTCTTCTGGAGCTGATCCGGTCTCTCTCGTTTTGTACGGCTGAAATATAGCACACCGTATAagttgttactgtgtgtgtgtgtgtgtgtgtgaaactggAAGAGTaatacaaaagaaagaaaggcagaGACACCACCTCTTATTATTTACGCTGAGTAAAAACTATAACCAACTCTCAAACAGGAATATGAAAAGTTACTGCAAACTACTCTATGAAGTTGGTTGTCACAGGTGTTGGGGGGGAAAAGTAGATCTAAATGATGACAACAAGACACTCTGGCAGttaatatttagaaaaaagtAGTCACAGAGGCTGCCATCAGCAAGACGAGTCAAACGTTAACCAGTAACAATCCAGAACAACATGTTTGAATAGCACATGATTATGTGTCATAAAGCACTGTGCCAAGGTTATACCCCTCATAAATacaccctccccctctccctctctctctctctctctctctctctctaagtaATCACTTATTTTATGGCCAGTATCAACCATCCTAAGGAAGGTTTCAGACTCTCATAACAGCCacaacgaaaaaaaaaaaaaaaaaacttctgaaaCTACACTATGAAAAAAAATAGGTGTTGGTACCACAAATAACTCCAAATAGTTGAGAATGGAAGAAGATGAGGAAAAAAGTTCATGAAGTAAAGTAACTCCATGCTCTCCACTTCCTCTCTTGTGCAGGAGCAGGAGCAAGGCTTTTCCTACCTTCTTTTTTCATGCCAGCCCTGAAGCATTTGTTGAGTCTGCAGAATCGACACTGGTTCCTCTTATCTTTGTCCACAATGCACTGTCTGTTGAACCTGCACATACACAACGCACATACAAGAATAGACGTAGCTTTACAGAGCAGAACATGATGGCAAAGTGTACTGTAACATGACATAATGCACAGTGACATTCTTTGACATGATGGCTGGGCTGAAAAGTAAGTGAGTTGTATTTAAGCAAATGCACATGAACAAAAAGTTGCACACGAATTAGCAGTGGCATTAGTATGTTGTCGTACCTGCAGGTGTAAACATGGCTCTTGCGTATGGAGCGTCTGAAGAAGCCTTTACAGCCGTCGCAGCTGGAGGCTCCGTAGTGTTTCCCCGTGGCTTTGTCTCCACAGATGGCACAGTTACTGCTCACCCCGTCCGGACCGGTGAGGCTCGGCTCTGTCGGCATGCTGTCTGTAAACGCACAACAACAGGCACAGTTAAATACGCCTGCATTTAGACAAACATAGGGACGGCAAGCATCAGAGAAACAATTTACAGTtacaaaaacaccaaaatcCCTTTGACACCACTGCACAATGTAACTTTCCTGAAGCCGTTATGTGTAGAATTTGACAGTGATTAAAACATCTTCATacccttttaaaatgttttctgcgTCTATTCCATAAACACTGCAGGTAGTTGTTAGAGTTTGTATAACTACAAATGAATTTGTGTGGTATTTGATTGTTATAGCACAAACATTTATCAGGATAAAGAACCACTGGCAGTCAAATGGCAaggtattttattattattttattgtaacATTAATGAATATTAAACATTATATACAACTTTAAAAAGTCAGTTTTTTGTAGCCATCTCATTGCCATCAACATTATCATAATAATCATGATTGTAACCATTATCAGCTGCAGTATCATCCTCCCCATAATCTGAAACATAATcattattgtatttattgttcAGTGAAAGCCAAGAACACAGTATGGTCATAATGAGAGCATCAACACTGACACGTTCACatacgcccacacacacacacacacacacacacacacacacacacatataggccCACTCCAAGTAGTACCAAGGCAATATGAGTCAATGTTCAACTAACTGTGTCCCACATGCTGAGCTGACATCAGTGTGACACTGAGATGCAATTCTTGCCTAAACACTCTGATTCCAGGCTTTGATAACCACGGCCCAGCCCTTTCCTCTCCTATGATCTCTCCTTCTATCCAAGTGCATGATGAGTGTGCACATACAAAAATCACTGAAAGGAACACCCCCATAATCAACTTTTTAAAGACAACTGAATGCAAagagtttaacttttttttttttttttttaaatatcatgtgTTTCCTCATCACCTTCCCCCACCTTCAGAGGGTCTCACATCACTTAAAATGTACAATTCAAGTCTTTAAAACAGGTACACTTTTCTCACAGCTCGcccttaaaatgtttaaaatgcattaaGAAGCTACAGACTTATTACAGTAATACGGTATAGATACAAGTACCTCTAATTTTTCTGACCATATTCAAGTATTTGTAGGTATCCACTTCAACTGGAGGTATGTGtgcttatttgtgtgtgtatacatgtgtcAGTGCTAATAATGATTAAGTTTGTATATGCATCAAGCCAGTATCTAACCTGGTGTTAAGAGAAATGCTAAATAcagatatttgatattttaaggTTAAATTAAGATGTGCATGAGCATCTTCTGTTTGAGTTTCTATGTGTCCATGTTTATGTAGGTGgctacaagcacacacacttacctCCTCCTCCATAGAGCACCTCTGCATTCTCAAAGCCCAGCATGCTGTATGAGGGATCCAGGCCTTCACAATAGTTGGCAACTTCCATATCAAGCAGAGATTTACTCTGAGAAGCCAGGGGATACTTCATTCCTgtgttctcttttctctcttcttttctccacTCACTGTGCCCTTTAGtccttctttctctgttttccttttgCTTCATGTAATTTTACAAACATGACAAGGGAGATCCCTTTTCATAAAAGATCTATAATCCCGTCTGATTGGGCTAAGACGAGGAGAGAGGCGGAGCTGAGGTGAAGACTTCTCACCTTATTGCACGTTACTTATCTGTCCTTCTCCTGTACTTATCAAAGGGATGGAGATAAAGTGGTGAAGGAGATATTTTAATTGTACCTCTCGTCCTCTTAAAAGACAGATTCTAACAGTTTACACCTCAAGCACATGTTGGtgaccttttcttttgtttgtgtctaCAAGGGCTTTGTTTAAAAGGCACTAACATGTATATgcctgagtttgtgtgtgtgtgtgtgtgtgtgtgtgtgtgtgtgtgtgtgtgtgtgtgtgtgtgtgtgtgtgtgtgtgtgtgtgtgtgtgtgtgtgtgtgtgtgtgtgtgtgtgtgtgtgtccttcccTGGCTTCCTAATCTAATCAATAGGGGAGTAATAGCACCACCACCTCAGCTGATATAATCTATAAAGACACTAAGTGAAGTGGAAAACACAGATAACTTCCATTAactctttcacaaacacactcctttACATCTTACTATTGATGGAACTTTATTTTAAGTAAATTTAAATGAAGAGGTCAGTCAAACCTCTTTAGAGATCTTAAAAAATGCTAACTAACTAAGGATAATAcctcagtttttttgtttgtttgtttgttgaatgtgtctattattttttattgatacaACAATGAGTTTCAAATAAGACATTTGATTGGCCAAGAAGATGCAATCAAATAGGGTCCAATAGCACTTCAACAATATGTACAACATCACTTCAGGTGCTATGAAAGCCTTTAATTCAAACTACATGATtaacacactttttttgtccTGATGGATGAAGTTTGATCCTTGTAATCACACATGCAACAAAGCAGCTATCAGAGGAACACAACTCAACTGGTTTCATGAGGAATGCACACATCCAGATACATTTCTTGGACTGTAGGGAGCTTATCTGTGGTCGAATTGAGTGAATTTGCATGACTGAAACTAGTTAAATAGTTGTCAGTGAGCTGCCTgctctttcaaaaaaaaaggaatgctgTAAACACTCTCTGATTTACCCCCATAAACCATTTAAAATGTCCCAACCCTCCCATTTTACATCAGGAATTTTATTACACTTAATCTTATTGTGTGGCCTTAAGGTAATCAGCTTGGGCTATTGTGTTGGAAAGGGCTGTTAATGATAAGAGGCAATATTATAGCAGAGTTGTTGCGCTACATCAGCAATGATTGAGCCAGTCAGAAAAGCAGCAGAACATGAGCGAGCAGCTGCAGTACATCAGAATGCATGTGATCATGGATCAATCACTTGACTTAAGGAGAAAGAGCAATTGGTATTAAATCAGTAATAGACACATGAGCTACTAGGAGGGGAGGCTTAAATACAGGGAAGGAGTGTCTGAgacaatagagagagagagagagagagagagagagagagagagagaggtgtgatAAAGATTACATTTAACTGGGCTCTATAGCGTCAGGTGACCTGACTCATCAGGTTTGCATAAAGTGATAAGGCGTTCACATTCATCATCAGTCTCAGATCACTGCAGGATGACTGTGCTGGATTTACATCACATACATAAATCTAGATCTTCTTTTAACTACAGGGCCCGTATTCATAAACATTCTGAAACATTCTGTCTCTTCTCAGAGACCATGCAAGGATGTTTTTCTTAGCTCAggtgaagacagagacaagagacAGAAGCTTTTATCTGAGTGACGAGGCGTGGTTGACCCCGTTGCTAGGTGTGATACAGTTTTTAAGACGCTGTGATTGGATgatacaaaaaaggaaaaaagaatgCTCTATATAATGGATTGTGAAATGGATTGGGCCCAATCATAGAATCCAGTCAGACATCGTGTAATTATGAACTCTGTGTGATGAATTGTAAGACGTACATTTTTACGtctttttgtgactttattggagagataggacagataGGACATGGGGTACATGTAACAGTTTTACACCTTAGGAGATCTCTTAAGGACTAAGAAGTTTTGTTAATAAGTTGAATCTTTACAAGGATCTGGTCTTAACCATAAGaggaaattcttagaaaatgtcttGAGTCTAAGAATCTTCTCAGAATTTTGTCACTATGAACAACATCTATGTCTGAAGGCAGAatctgaaaatgttattttctgaaGAGGCTATCATGAATCATGCagcttttatttaaagtgaaattaAAGGTAAAATCCAGTTTTCATTGAGAGGAGATGTTTTTGCCTCACCCTCAAGGAGCACTTCAGGAATTCAAGTCTTAAGAGTATAAAAGGAGTGCCTTGGATCTCTGATGGTTTCAATATTTGAGAAATAAAATCATCCTATTGCTTTATTTGGATCAAGATACAGGATTGCAAATGCTTATCCtgagctgtgtttttaaagggatgttgaacacattcacaaaatacAACTTTAATGAGTCCTCCTTTGTGCAAACCTTCATTCCAGTAAGAAGAATAACATAAGAGAGGGGTTCATCGACCTTATCCTTTCAGAAATATAATCCAAAAGATCATAGAAAACATACTGTCATTTCTAAAATGAGAAATCTTCAGTTGAAAACAAGCAGGACAAAACTTGGAGACCTTGTGTCCAACCCAGCAACAAAAAGCTCTCTGGAGCCATAAACCATGGAGTTAAGAGGCcgtatttgtgtgtgaa
This is a stretch of genomic DNA from Labrus bergylta chromosome 20, fLabBer1.1, whole genome shotgun sequence. It encodes these proteins:
- the hnf4g gene encoding hepatocyte nuclear factor 4-gamma isoform X1 gives rise to the protein MKQKENRERRTKGHSEWRKEERKENTGMKYPLASQSKSLLDMEVANYCEGLDPSYSMLGFENAEVLYGGGDSMPTEPSLTGPDGVSSNCAICGDKATGKHYGASSCDGCKGFFRRSIRKSHVYTCRFNRQCIVDKDKRNQCRFCRLNKCFRAGMKKEAVQNERDRISSRRSIPDSQDLPTITILAQAESLSQQITTPVGIADISEQKSAAVGDVCDSMRQQLLVLVEWAKYIPAFGDLPLDDQVSLLRAHAGEHLLLGVAKRSMPFKDFLLLGNGCLIHKNNPEPEICRVANRVLDELVQPFQDIQIDENEYAALKAIVFFDPDAKSLRDPSKIKAMRLQVQMSLEDYINDRQYDSRGRFGELLLLLPTLQSITWQMIEQLQFIKLCGLAKIDNLLHEMLLGGLTSDPAHLHHPAHTQLTQDPLTGHTLVISTMPVTHTPLNAAPETPIPSPPQGPAPEKYKHFPQPLCPPSSPSPSALTEP
- the hnf4g gene encoding hepatocyte nuclear factor 4-gamma isoform X2, whose protein sequence is MHIQDENRKTDSMPTEPSLTGPDGVSSNCAICGDKATGKHYGASSCDGCKGFFRRSIRKSHVYTCRFNRQCIVDKDKRNQCRFCRLNKCFRAGMKKEAVQNERDRISSRRSIPDSQDLPTITILAQAESLSQQITTPVGIADISEQKSAAVGDVCDSMRQQLLVLVEWAKYIPAFGDLPLDDQVSLLRAHAGEHLLLGVAKRSMPFKDFLLLGNGCLIHKNNPEPEICRVANRVLDELVQPFQDIQIDENEYAALKAIVFFDPDAKSLRDPSKIKAMRLQVQMSLEDYINDRQYDSRGRFGELLLLLPTLQSITWQMIEQLQFIKLCGLAKIDNLLHEMLLGGLTSDPAHLHHPAHTQLTQDPLTGHTLVISTMPVTHTPLNAAPETPIPSPPQGPAPEKYKHFPQPLCPPSSPSPSALTEP